Proteins encoded within one genomic window of Humulus lupulus chromosome 1, drHumLupu1.1, whole genome shotgun sequence:
- the LOC133789024 gene encoding pathogenesis-related protein 1-like: protein MESRSLVRISQALLFMTCIVGLAIAQDSQQDFLNAHNSARAMVGVGPLSWDNRVASYAKQYANQRIGDCNLVHSGGPYGENIAWGSADLSGVNAVKMWVNEKANYNYNSNTCAAGKVCGHYTQVVWRNSVRLGCAKVRCNNNKGTFITCNYDPPGNFIGQRPY, encoded by the coding sequence ATGGAGTCGAGATCACTGGTCAGGATTTCGCAAGCACTACTATTCATGACATGTATAGTAGGGTTAGCCATTGCCCAAGACAGTCAACAAGACTTCCTCAACGCCCACAACTCGGCTCGCGCGATGGTTGGCGTCGGGCCATTGAGTTGGGACAACAGGGTGGCGTCGTACGCGAAGCAATATGCTAACCAACGCATAGGTGACTGCAATCTGGTGCACTCCGGAGGGCCTTATGGCGAGAACATTGCGTGGGGCAGCGCAGACCTTTCTGGCGTTAATGCCGTGAAAATGTGGGTGAATGAGAAGGCCAACTACAATTACAACTCCAACACCTGCGCTGCTGGCAAGGTTTGCGGGCACTACACTCAGGTGGTGTGGCGGAACTCGGTTCGTTTGGGGTGTGCTAAGGTTCGGTGCAACAACAATAAGGGTACCTTCATCACTTGCAACTATGATCCCCCAGGCAACTTTATTGGCCAGCGCCCTTACTAA